A single window of Triplophysa dalaica isolate WHDGS20190420 chromosome 14, ASM1584641v1, whole genome shotgun sequence DNA harbors:
- the sspn gene encoding sarcospan — protein MGMGTSPLGSSGGGNAPPGNEKKKGKAGTRGPVTEEAQICCGCRFPLLVALLQLLLGIAIAGVAFLMVAISSSLLARETPHWAGIILCVVALLGFVLFCITRVPDERATVQFVTKLLYFLFCTIGLVISVLVIAFQCHHYALTNSFACKEMGEDCTCTLDPEDPIARTFTYSGVADCSAIVSTLPMYNLLQIVLNLAQAIVCLVGAFMMWKHRYQVFFAGLQTGSPSNQQWQKV, from the exons ATGGGAATGGGAACAAGTCCGCTGGGGTCATCGGGTGGAGGCAACGCACCCCCTGGCAATGAGAAGAAGAAGGGAAAAGCAGGAACAAGAGGCCCAGTGACGGAGGAAGCCCAGATTTGTTGTGGCTGCCGCTTTCCTTTACTGGTGGCTCTGTTACAGCTCCTGCTGGGTATCGCGATAGCAGGCGTGGCTTTCCTCATGGTTGCCATTAGCTCCTCTCTGCTAGCCAGGGAGACGCCCCACTGGGCTGGAATCATT TTGTGCGTGGTGGCTTTGCTGGGATTCGTCCTCTTCTGCATTACCAGAGTGCCTGATGAAAGAGCAACGGTACAATTTGTCACAAAG CTCCTGTACTTCCTTTTCTGCACGATAGGGCTTGTCATCTCTGTACTGGTCATTGCCTTCCAGTGCCACCACTATGCCCTGACTAACAGCTTTGCGTGTAAGGAAATGGGCGAGGACTGCACGTGCACCCTTGACCCTGAGGATCCTATAGCTCGAACCTTTACCTACAGTGGCGTAGCAGACTGCAGTGCCATCGTAAGCACACTCCCGATGTACAACCTACTGCAGATCGTGTTGAACCTGGCTCAGGCCATTGTCTGCCTGGTGGGGGCTTTCATGATGTGGAAACACCGGTATCAGGTGTTTTTTGCAGGCCTGCAGACGGGATCTCCCTCTAACCAGCAGTGGCAGAAAGTTTAG
- the bhlhe41 gene encoding class E basic helix-loop-helix protein 41, which produces MEERIPRMQGRQFLDHADFLGVEYSSLYMCKSKRGMKREEGKDAYKLPHRLIEKKRRDRINECIGQLKDLLPEHLKLTTLGHLEKAVVLELTLKHLNALTAVTEQQHQKIIALQNGERSLKTSLQVDLDAFHSGFQACAKEVLQYLNKVENWTAREQRCTRLISHLHKVSAQFQPGACLLPGDDAQERDAQRDSQANCVPVIQRTQNLELNENDTDTDSGYGGEAEKGDGKCEKGCDVAKGVKIKQEFGDERVTKKPKMNWSAIGAPCSDSAGTRPDVAFVNSLMGMVGVGGQQTPFCMPFYFINPSAAASYMPLFDKSQLEKLVYPAAALTTPFPWLYPGIPAHASAAAAAAIAFPRVATDKSSEFDAGPSKDIESPSPDVDLSNEAELASPVTGEHVSDNDAGHRAQSNENDGT; this is translated from the exons ATGGAAGAAAGAATACCAAGAATGCAGGGCAGACAGTTCCTGGATCACGCGGATTTCTTGGG GGTTGAATATTCGTCTCTGTACATGTGCAAATCGAAAAGAGGAATGAAGAGAGAAGAGGGAAAG GACGCTTACAAGTTACCGCACAGACTGATCGAGAAAAAGAGGAGGGacagaataaatgaatgtattggGCAGCTGAAAGATCTATTACCAGAACATCTTAAACTTACG ACCCTTGGTCACTTGGAAAAAGCGGTCGTTCTTGAATTGACGCTAAAGCATTTAAACGCATTGACAGCTGTCACAGAGCAACAACACCAGAAGATCATCGCTTTACAGAATG GGGAGCGATCGTTGAAGACGTCTCTCCAGGTGGATTTGGACGCTTTCCATTCAGGCTTTCAAGCTTGTGCCAAAGAAGTCCTGCAGTATCTGAACAAGGTGGAGAACTGGACCGCTCGCGAGCAGAGGTGCACGCGTCTCATCAGTCACTTGCACAAAGTTTCCGCGCAGTTTCAGCCCGGCGCTTGCCTGCTGCCCGGCGATGACGCGCAAGAGCGGGACGCGCAAAGAGATTCGCAAGCCAACTGCGTCCCCGTCATCCAGAGGACTCAGAACCTCGAGCTTAACGAGAACGACACGGACACCGACAGTGGATACGGAGGAGAGGCGGAGAAAGGCGACGGCAAATGCGAGAAAGGATGCGACGTGGCGAAAGGAGTAAAGATCAAGCAGGAGTTTGGAGACGAGCGCGTCACCAAAAAGCCCAAAATGAACTGGTCTGCGATCGGCGCGCCTTGCTCAGATTCTGCCGGTACCCGGCCGGACGTGGCGTTTGTGAACTCGTTAATGGGAATGGTAGGTGTCGGTGGACAACAAACTCCGTTTTGCATGCCATTTTACTTCATTAACCCGTCCGCGGCAGCATCGTACATGCCTTTGTTTGATAAAAGTCAATTGGAGAAGTTGGTGTATCCGGCGGCGGCGCTGACCACCCCGTTCCCCTGGCTTTACCCCGGGATCCCCGCGCATGCGTCAGCCGCGGCCGCCGCTGCCATCGCTTTCCCAAGGGTGGCAACCGATAAAAGCTCTGAATTTGATGCAGGACCCTCAAAAGACATCGAGTCGCCATCTCCTGATGTTGATCTGTCAAACGAGGCCGAGCTTGCCTCTCCTGTGACTGGGGAGCATGTATCAGATAATGATGCTGGTCATCGGGCACAAAGTAACGAAAATGATGGTACATAA
- the ctsd gene encoding cathepsin D, producing the protein MRIACLLLAAAFVWTSDAIVRIPLKKFRSIRRTLSDSGRGIEELVAGSVHLKYNLGFPASNGPTPETLKNFLDAQYYGEIGIGTPVQSFTVVFDTGSSNLWVPSIHCSLSDIACLLHHKYNSGKSSTYVKNGTEFAIQYGSGSLSGYLSQDTCTIGDITVENQIFGEAIKQPGVAFIAAKFDGILGMAYPRIAVDGVPPVFDMMMSQKKVEKNIFSFYLNRNPDTQPGGELLLGGTDPKYYTGDFNYVDISKQAYWQIHMDGMNIGSGLTLCKSGCEAIVDTGTSLITGPSAEVKALQKAIGAIPLIQGEYMIDCNKVPTLPTISFVVGGKTYSLTGEQYILKESQGGKQICLSGFMGLDIPPPAGPLWILGDVFIGQYYTVFDRENNRVGFAKSV; encoded by the exons ATGAGAATCGCCTGCCTGCTGCTAGCTGCTGCCTTTGTGTGGACGTCCGACGCGATTGTTCG GATTCCTCTAAAGAAGTTTCGTTCCATAAGACGCACACTGAGCGATTCTGGCAGAGGTATAGAGGAACTCGTGGCTGGTTCTGTGCATCTGAAATACAACCTGGGCTTCCCAGCTAGTAATGGTCCGACCCCAGAAACTCTCAAAAACTTCCTAGAT GCTCAGTACTATGGAGAGATTGGTATTGGTACTCCAGTCCAGTCCTTTACTGTGGTATTTGACACTGGATCCTCCAACCTGTGGGTTCCCTCAATCCACTGTTCACTGAGTGACATTGCCTGCT TGCTTCATCATAAGTACAATAGTGGCAAGTCAAGCACCTATGTGAAGAACGGTACTGAGTTTGCCATACAGTATGGATCAGGAAGCTTGTCTGGATATCTCAGCCAGGACACATGCACG ATTGGTGACATTACAGTTGAGAACCAGATATTTGGAGAAGCTATCAAGCAGCCAGGAGTAGCCTTCATCGCAGCCAAGTTCGATGGTATACTTGGTATGGCCTATCCTCGCATTGCTGTGGATGGGGTCCCTCCCGTCTTCGATATGATGATGAGCCAGAAGAAAGTGGAGAAGAATATTTTCTCATTCTACCTGAACAG GAACCCTGACACTCAGCCTGGTGGCGAGCTGCTTCTCGGAGGCACAGATCCTAAATATTATACTGGAGACTTTAACTATGTTGACATCAGCAAACAGGCCTACTGGCAGATTCACATGGATGG aATGAACATTGGAAGTGGGCTGACTCTGTGTAAAAGTGGATGTGAAGCCATCGTGGACACTGGAACCTCTCTGATCACTGGCCCATCCGCTGAGGTCAAAGCCCTGCAGAAGGCTATTGGAGCGATCCCTCTTATCCAAGGAGAA TACATGATTGATTGTAACAAAGTGCCCACGCTCCCCACCATCTCATTTGTAGTGGGTGGAAAGACTTACTCACTGACTGGAGAGCAATACATTCTCAAG GAAAGCCAGGGTGGAAAGCAGATCTGTCTGAGCGGCTTCATGGGCCTGGATATCCCACCCCCCGCCGGACCCTTGTGGATTCTGGGTGATGTGTTCATTGGGCAGTACTACACTGTGTTTGATAGGGAGAATAACCGAGTGGGCTTCGCCAAGTCTGTATAA
- the slc6a15 gene encoding sodium-dependent neutral amino acid transporter B(0)AT2, producing MPKNSKTAKREIDDDEVTESVKDLLSNEDTCEDSFKKSSLTVGDVPPKKERDAEEGSEEEEEEEEERPAWSSKLQYILAQVGFSVGLGNVWRFPYLCQKNGGGAYLIPYFILLVVIGIPLFFLELAVGQRIRRGSIGVWNYISPRLGGIGFASCLVCFFVALYYNVIIGWSLFYFSQSFQQPLPWHECPLVKNQTHTYIEPECEKSSATTFYWYREALNISDSISEGGGLNWKMTLCLLFAWTLVCLAMIKGIQSSGKVMYFSSLFPYLVLICFLVRAFLLKGSVDGIAHMFTPKLEIMLETKVWREAATQVFFALGLGFGGVIAFSSYNKRDNNCHFDAVLVSFINFFTSVLATLVVFAVLGFKANIMNAKCVEINTKKIVDLLGKEIKHSLIPHHINFSDVTPEDYQQMTTIIRGVMENDYPRLGLANCDIKEELNKAVQGTGLAFIAFTEAMTHFPASPFWSVMFFLMLVNLGLGSMFGTIQGILTPIVDTFKVRKEYLTVGCCVLAFGIGLIFVQRSGNYFVAMFDDYSATLPLLIVVLLENIAVAWIYGTDKFFEDLKDMLGFTPYRFYYYMWKFVTPVLLIGLLVTSIIQLGLSPPSYSAWNQQMAQEQSLSYPPWGLAVCISLVVFAILPVPVVFILRCLNIIDENAGGLSTVSYKKGRIIKETTCLTREDEEGDDASLLQAKTQSEAPSPMPSNYRKQSSPPSNADIMLNGNCGTGYVMPNITDIPDMPESDL from the exons atgcccaaaaacagcaaaacagcCAAGAGAGAGATTGACGATGACGAAGTTACTGAATCTGTCAAAGACTTACTCTCCAATGAAGACACATGTGAGGACTCTTTCAAGAAAAGCTCTCTGACAGTGGGAGATGTTCCTCCGAAAAAAGAGCGCGATGCTGAGGAGGGTtcagaggaggaagaggaggaagaggaggagaggCCTGCGTGGAGCAGCAAGCTCCAGTACATCCTTGCCCAAGTTGGCTTTTCAGTGGGTCTGGGCAACGTATGGAGGTTTCCCTATTTATGCCAGAAAAATGGCGGAG GAGCATACCTGATTCCATACTTCATTCTGCTGGTGGTGATAGGGATCCCCCTCTTCTTTCTTGAACTAGCAGTGGGTCAGCGTATCCGCCGGGGCAGCATCGGGGTGTGGAACTACATCAGCCCACGCCTTGGCGGCATTGGCTTCGCCAGCTGTTTG GTGTGCTTCTTTGTGGCTCTCTATTATAACGTCATCATCGGCTGGAGCCTGTTCTACTTCTCACAGTCCTTCCAACAGCCTCTTCCATGGCATGAATGTCCCCTGGTCAAAAACCAAACCCACACAT ATATCGAACCAGAGTGTGAGAAAAGCTCGGCCACTACATTCTATTGGTATCGTGAGGCCCTGAACATCTCCGACTCCATCTCAGAGGGAGGAGGACTTAACTGGAAGATGACTTTATGTCTACTGTTTGCGTGGACGTTGGTTTGTCTCGCAATGATCAAGGGCATCCAATCTTCCGGAAAG GTCATGTACTTCAGCTCTCTGTTCCCTTACTTGGTGCTTATTTGCTTCCTGGTCCGTGCTTTCCTTCTAAAAGGCTCTGTGGACGGGATCGCCCACATGTTCACCCCCAAG CTGGAAATCATGCTGGAAACCAAAGTATGGCGTGAAGCTGCCACACAGGTCTTTTTTGCCCTGGGTCTCGGTTTCGGTGGCGTAATTGCTTTCTCCAGCTACAACAAGCGAGACAACAACTGCCACTTTGATGCTGTGCTGGTCTCCTTCATTAACTTCTTCACCTCAGTGTTGGCCACGCTGGTCGTGTTCGCCGTGCTGGGCTTCAAAGCCAACATCATGAACGCCAAATGTGTGGAAAT aaacacaaaaaagatcGTTGATCTCCTTGGCAAAGAAATCAAACACAGTTTGATCCCACACCATATTAACTTCAGCGATGTTACCCCTGAGGACTACCAGCAAATGACCACTATTATCCGGGGTGTGATGGAAAACGATTACCCACGCCTAGGTTTAGCCAACTGCGACATCAAAGAGGAGCTTAACAAG GCAGTTCAGGGTACAGGATTGGCCTTCATCGCCTTCACTGAAGCTATGACCCATTTCCCAGCTTCACCTTTTTGGTCTGTCATGTTCTTTCTTATGTTGGTTAATCTGGGACTGGGCAGCATGTTCGGGACCATCCAGGGCATCCTGACGCCCATTGTTGACACCTTCAAAGTGCGCAAGGAATACCTCACAG TTGGTTGCTGTGTACTTGCCTTCGGCATTGGTTTAATCTTTGTCCAGCGCTCTGGAAACTACTTTGTAGCCATGTTTGATGACTATTCTGCTACTCTGCCTCTCCTCATCGTGGTTCTTCTGGAGAACATAGCTGTTGCTTGGATCTACGGTACAGATAA GTTCTTTGAGGATTTAAAGGACATGCTTGGGTTCACTCCATATCGCTTTTATTACTACATGTGGAAGTTTGTGACACCGGTTCTGCTAATAGGGCTTCTGGTCACAAGCATCATCCAGCTGGGTCTGTCTCCACCCAGCTACAGTGCATGGAACCAGCAAATG GCTCAAGAACAATCTCTCAGCTACCCTCCCTGGGGCCTGGCTGTGTGCATCTCGCTGGTGGTCTTCGCCATTCTCCCCGTACCCGTGGTTTTTATTCTGCGCTGTCTGAACATAATTGACGAGAACGCAGGAGGCCTGTCCACCGTCTCCTATAAGAAGGGTCGCATTATTAAAGAGACGACATGTCTAACCAGAGAGGACGAGGAAGGAGATGACGCTAGTCTTCTCCAAGCAAAGACGCAGAGTGAAGCTCCCTCACCCATGCCATCCAACTACCGCAAGCAGAGCAGCCCTCCATCCAACGCAGACATCATGCTCAACGGTAACTGTGGCACTGGATACGTAATGCCCAATATCACAGACATTCCGGACATGCCCGAATCTGATTTGTGA